The following proteins are co-located in the Apium graveolens cultivar Ventura chromosome 5, ASM990537v1, whole genome shotgun sequence genome:
- the LOC141660094 gene encoding uncharacterized protein LOC141660094, with amino-acid sequence MKWYADKKRSDREFSVGDEVFLKLQPYRQHSLITRRNSKLSAKFYKPYAITEKIRKVAYRLAFPVDSKLHNVFHVSQLKKKLGSKKNLQTALPGVTEEGEMNPKPMIILSRKMIKKGNFPVVMLQVQWKNGNPEEATWEQWDKLTKRLPDFHP; translated from the coding sequence ATGAAATGGTATGCTGACAAGAAAAGGTCTGACAGAGAATTTTCAGTGGGGGATGAGGTGTTCCTTAAACTGCAACCCTATAGGCAGCACTCACTAATTACTAGAAGGAATAGCAAGTTGTCTGCTAAATTTTATAAACCATATGCAATCACTGAGAAGATTCGTAAGGTGGCTTATCGACTTGCATTTCCAGTTGACAGCAAACTCCACAATGTTTTCCACGTTTCACAGCTAAAGAAGAAACTGGGATCAAAGAAAAATTTACAAACTGCACTTCCGGGAGTGACAGAAGAAGGTGAAATGAATCCAAAACCAATGATTATTTTGAGCAGGAAGATGATTAAGAAAGGTAATTTTCCAGTAGTTATGTTACAAGTCCAATGGAAAAATGGTAACCCGGAAGAAGCGACTTGGGAGCAGTGGGACAAGCTGACTAAAAGACTTCCAGATTTTCATCCTTGA